A region from the Flavobacterium enshiense genome encodes:
- the lysA gene encoding diaminopimelate decarboxylase has translation MESNQLLSVAEEFGCPLYVYDAAKIQSQYNRLTSAFSKVERLRINYACKALSNLSVLKLLKKIGSGLDTVSIQEVKLGLHAGFSPEMIIYTPNGVSLDEIEEAAALGVQINIDNLSILEQFGAKHPKVPVCIRINPHVMAGGNSNISVGHIDSKFGISIHQLPHILRIVENTKMHINGIHMHTGSDILDIEVFLYAAEILFDTAKNFKQLDFLDFGSGFKVPYKKGDIETNVEEMGKKLTKRFLAFEKEYGRELTLAFEPGKFLVSEAGYFLAKVNVVKQTTSTVFAGVDSGFNHLIRPMLYGSEHHIENISHPKGKERFYSVVGYICETDTFATNRKITEIKEGDILSFRNAGAYCFSMSSNYNSRFKPAEVLWNDGKAHLIRQRETLDDILRNQIEVEI, from the coding sequence ATGGAATCTAATCAATTACTTTCAGTAGCAGAAGAATTTGGGTGTCCACTATATGTGTATGATGCCGCGAAAATTCAATCACAGTACAACCGTTTAACCAGTGCTTTTTCCAAGGTGGAAAGACTACGCATCAATTATGCATGTAAGGCATTGTCAAACCTATCTGTTCTAAAGCTACTGAAGAAGATCGGTTCCGGACTTGATACTGTTTCCATCCAGGAAGTAAAACTGGGATTACATGCCGGTTTTTCTCCGGAAATGATAATCTATACCCCAAATGGCGTTTCTTTGGACGAAATCGAAGAAGCAGCTGCTTTAGGGGTACAAATCAACATTGACAACCTTTCTATCTTAGAACAGTTCGGTGCAAAACATCCTAAAGTACCGGTTTGTATCCGTATCAATCCACACGTAATGGCGGGCGGAAACTCGAATATTTCTGTAGGTCACATCGACAGTAAATTCGGTATTTCAATCCACCAGTTACCTCATATTTTGAGAATTGTGGAAAATACTAAAATGCACATCAACGGAATCCACATGCATACAGGTTCCGATATTTTAGACATCGAAGTGTTCTTATATGCAGCCGAGATTTTATTTGATACAGCTAAGAACTTCAAACAATTGGATTTCCTTGATTTCGGAAGCGGATTCAAAGTACCTTACAAAAAAGGCGATATTGAAACCAACGTGGAAGAAATGGGTAAAAAATTAACCAAACGCTTTTTGGCTTTCGAAAAAGAATACGGACGCGAATTGACTTTAGCCTTTGAGCCTGGTAAATTCCTTGTGAGTGAAGCAGGTTATTTCTTAGCTAAAGTAAATGTAGTAAAACAAACCACCTCTACTGTTTTCGCCGGAGTTGATAGTGGATTTAACCACTTAATCCGTCCGATGTTATATGGTTCAGAACATCATATTGAAAATATTTCACATCCAAAAGGAAAAGAGCGTTTCTACTCGGTAGTAGGTTATATCTGTGAAACTGATACCTTTGCAACCAACAGAAAAATCACTGAAATTAAAGAAGGTGATATTTTAAGTTTCAGAAATGCAGGAGCTTATTGTTTCTCCATGTCGTCCAACTACAATTCACGTTTCAAACCTGCGGAAGTACTTTGGAATGATGGTAAAGCGCATTTAATCCGTCAACGCGAAACGCTTGATGATATTTTAAGAAATCAGATTGAGGTTGAAATCTAA
- a CDS encoding prolyl oligopeptidase family serine peptidase yields MKKSYLLTLGLTLSTILPSQGQLKPQTAPEKVVTDEYFGVKLEDPYRYLENLSDPKVVEWMKSNANYARTKIDQISERQKLIAKLNELDKRKESVITNLQITENDNYFYLKRKANEENGKLYHRLGFKGDEKLLFDPETYKKSDGLNYSISSITPNEKGDKVAFEIAPSGSESAELLIINTSGKLYPEVYNRCWFSSPSWLPDGNSFTYSRLNSSDVTDVNRLLNSKAFYHKLGDDPKKDVEFFSNSTNPELNIGPEEFPINYYHKNSNKNYGLVVTVDKRLKLYTSDYKNDFSPTKWTTLVDKKDEVVNFAVDKEFIYYQTFKNASNYKIIKVPIANPNIENAVTVIEEPKNGNITAFTVTKDGLYYSVTENGVQAKVYFLAKEKSVPSEVKLPFEAGSASLSAISENRGDIWVTISGWTSPTKRYQYNPATNSFAFQPLTKQIEYPEFKNMVSKEVMVPSHDGTMIPVSIIYNKNMKLNGNNPVLMMGYGAYGMSLQPWFSPGFILSYCAYDGIFVIPHVRGGGELGDAWHKGGQKTTKPNTWKDFIASAEYLIREKYTSTNRIAILGGSAGGILIGRALTERPDLFAAAIPEVGCLNTVRAENSPNGPGNVPEFGSVKNEEEFKALLEMDSFHHVKKGTAYPATLITAGMNDPRVIAWEPSKFAARLQNANSSDKPILFLTDFEAGHGMGDSKTKAFESIGDIMSFAYQYTGHPKFQPSQKIQSH; encoded by the coding sequence ATGAAAAAAAGTTATCTTCTCACCTTAGGATTGACATTAAGTACAATCCTTCCTTCACAGGGACAATTAAAACCTCAAACGGCACCCGAAAAAGTGGTAACCGATGAATATTTCGGCGTTAAACTTGAAGATCCGTATCGTTATCTTGAAAACCTAAGTGATCCGAAAGTAGTGGAATGGATGAAATCCAACGCTAATTATGCAAGAACAAAAATTGATCAGATTTCTGAGCGACAAAAGCTCATTGCAAAACTGAATGAGCTTGACAAACGAAAAGAAAGTGTTATTACCAATTTACAGATCACAGAAAACGACAATTATTTCTATTTGAAAAGAAAAGCCAACGAAGAAAATGGAAAACTATACCATCGACTAGGATTTAAGGGAGATGAAAAATTACTTTTTGATCCCGAAACGTATAAAAAATCAGACGGATTAAATTATAGTATCAGTTCCATTACTCCAAATGAAAAAGGAGATAAAGTTGCTTTTGAAATTGCGCCAAGCGGTTCTGAGAGTGCCGAACTGTTAATTATAAACACTAGTGGAAAATTGTATCCGGAAGTTTACAACAGATGCTGGTTCAGCTCGCCCTCCTGGCTTCCTGACGGCAATTCATTCACATACAGCAGATTAAATTCTTCTGATGTAACTGATGTAAATCGTTTATTAAATTCGAAAGCATTTTATCATAAACTAGGTGATGATCCGAAAAAAGATGTCGAATTCTTTTCTAACAGTACCAATCCGGAACTCAATATCGGTCCTGAAGAATTTCCGATCAACTACTACCATAAAAATTCAAACAAAAATTATGGTCTTGTTGTTACTGTAGACAAAAGACTTAAATTATACACCTCTGATTACAAAAATGACTTCAGTCCAACCAAATGGACTACTTTAGTTGATAAAAAAGATGAAGTCGTAAATTTTGCTGTAGACAAAGAATTTATTTATTATCAGACTTTTAAAAATGCTTCCAATTACAAGATTATTAAAGTTCCTATAGCAAACCCAAACATCGAAAATGCGGTCACTGTCATTGAAGAACCTAAAAACGGAAACATTACAGCTTTTACCGTTACAAAAGACGGCCTTTATTATTCCGTAACGGAAAATGGCGTTCAGGCCAAAGTATATTTTCTAGCTAAGGAAAAATCTGTTCCCTCAGAGGTGAAATTACCGTTTGAAGCAGGGTCGGCTAGCTTATCGGCTATTAGTGAAAACAGAGGTGATATCTGGGTAACAATTTCAGGCTGGACATCGCCTACAAAACGCTACCAGTACAACCCAGCAACAAATTCATTTGCATTTCAACCGCTAACGAAACAAATTGAGTATCCCGAATTTAAAAATATGGTTTCCAAAGAGGTAATGGTACCATCGCATGATGGAACAATGATACCTGTTTCGATTATCTATAATAAAAACATGAAACTTAATGGAAACAATCCTGTTCTTATGATGGGATATGGAGCTTATGGGATGTCATTACAACCTTGGTTTAGTCCCGGATTTATATTATCGTATTGTGCTTATGACGGTATTTTTGTGATCCCGCACGTAAGAGGCGGCGGTGAATTGGGTGATGCATGGCACAAAGGCGGTCAGAAAACAACTAAACCAAATACTTGGAAAGATTTTATAGCTTCTGCAGAATACTTAATTCGGGAAAAATATACTTCTACAAACAGAATTGCAATATTAGGCGGAAGTGCAGGTGGAATATTGATTGGCCGGGCATTAACTGAGCGCCCTGATTTATTTGCTGCCGCCATTCCTGAAGTCGGGTGTCTGAATACGGTAAGAGCTGAGAACTCCCCTAACGGACCGGGCAATGTTCCAGAATTTGGCTCAGTTAAAAATGAAGAAGAGTTTAAAGCACTATTGGAAATGGATTCGTTTCATCATGTCAAAAAAGGAACTGCTTATCCGGCGACCTTAATTACAGCAGGAATGAACGACCCTAGAGTTATTGCTTGGGAACCTTCAAAGTTTGCAGCACGATTACAAAATGCTAACTCATCGGATAAACCAATCCTTTTCCTAACCGATTTTGAAGCAGGACACGGTATGGGGGACAGTAAAACAAAAGCTTTTGAAAGTATTGGAGACATTATGAGTTTTGCGTATCAGTATACCGGACATCCTAAATTCCAACCTTCTCAAAAAATACAGAGTCATTAA
- a CDS encoding DUF4249 domain-containing protein → MKKLIAYSYIIVLLIFSYGCEEVVDVELQNDEPKLVIDAVIKWQKETAGETQTIKLSLTNDFYSSEIVFATGALVTVTNSSNTVFNFIEVPDTGDYVCNNFVPVINEEYTLHVQYNGQNYTSTNKLYATPNIEYVEQQVVPDIDGSDIIQVKFYYQDNPEEDNFYLIGVKNPNKRNPDYGVMSDEFFQGNIMFGFYYSDDTTHGSTLSLQLQGISNGYYDYMNKLITISSTNSGNPYSTPPATVRGNIVNETNPDNYPLGYFSLGEVDLQDYPVQ, encoded by the coding sequence ATGAAAAAATTAATCGCATATAGTTATATAATCGTCTTACTGATTTTCAGCTACGGATGCGAAGAAGTTGTAGATGTGGAATTGCAAAATGACGAACCGAAATTAGTTATCGATGCTGTGATAAAATGGCAAAAAGAAACCGCCGGAGAAACACAAACCATTAAATTAAGCCTTACCAATGACTTTTATTCCAGCGAAATTGTCTTTGCAACAGGTGCATTGGTTACCGTAACCAATAGCTCGAACACCGTTTTTAATTTTATTGAGGTACCCGACACCGGCGATTATGTATGCAATAATTTTGTTCCGGTCATAAACGAGGAATACACCTTGCATGTTCAATATAACGGCCAAAATTACACCTCCACGAACAAACTGTATGCAACACCAAACATCGAATATGTCGAACAGCAAGTCGTTCCCGATATTGATGGCTCAGATATAATTCAAGTTAAATTTTATTATCAGGACAACCCCGAAGAAGACAATTTTTATTTGATCGGTGTAAAAAACCCTAACAAAAGAAATCCTGACTATGGGGTTATGAGCGATGAATTCTTTCAAGGAAATATCATGTTTGGATTTTATTACAGTGATGACACAACACATGGGTCTACGTTATCGCTTCAACTGCAAGGAATCTCAAACGGTTATTATGATTACATGAACAAACTGATTACTATTTCCAGTACTAATTCAGGAAATCCGTATTCGACGCCGCCAGCTACCGTACGGGGAAATATTGTCAATGAAACCAACCCCGATAATTATCCGTTAGGTTATTTTAGCTTAGGCGAAGTTGATTTACAGGATTATCCCGTACAATAA
- a CDS encoding DUF389 domain-containing protein yields MKKLLEYLNLENETGDFDVIHDQIEKDIIFKGTNLWILVLAIFVASVGLNTNSTAVIIGAMLISPLMGPINGMGYSVATYNFPLFKTALKNFSFAVLASLVASTLYFTISPLSAAHSELLARTSPTIYDVLIAFFGGLAGIIAISTTQKGNVLPGVAIATALMPPLCTAGYGLATRQYDFFLGAFYLFAINTVFIALSSALICQFLEFPIRTPIEEKRKRKINHIISLIILITIIPSIYFGHKLVENEKFTEKSKKIIESIAIFEGNYLLKSKIDAPEKKLTLGFAGNLLDKGYKSKIYKKAKDFGLDSTNIVFQKALTFSTKKELSKSEDLQSEVSRLKTFIEAKKKTNDSLTQIGNQLLKEIKSIYPDLEGCAFAKTEYFTTKDTVTKPTHLVTFTSTRPFNEKEKQKIKEWLSSRLNSDDVKILIEKKDTK; encoded by the coding sequence ATGAAAAAACTTCTGGAATATCTGAATTTAGAAAACGAGACTGGCGACTTCGATGTCATTCACGATCAAATTGAAAAGGACATCATTTTCAAAGGGACAAACCTCTGGATATTGGTTTTGGCCATTTTTGTAGCCTCGGTAGGCTTAAACACGAATTCGACAGCTGTTATTATTGGTGCGATGTTGATATCTCCTTTAATGGGGCCCATCAATGGCATGGGTTACAGTGTGGCTACATACAATTTTCCGTTATTTAAAACCGCTTTGAAAAACTTTAGTTTTGCAGTTCTTGCCAGCTTAGTTGCCTCCACCCTTTATTTCACTATCAGTCCACTATCTGCAGCACATTCCGAATTATTGGCCCGCACCAGTCCCACCATTTACGATGTATTAATAGCATTTTTTGGCGGATTGGCAGGAATTATAGCCATCAGCACGACACAAAAGGGAAATGTACTTCCAGGAGTTGCCATCGCCACAGCGTTAATGCCTCCATTGTGTACAGCAGGTTACGGACTGGCGACTCGGCAATATGATTTTTTTCTGGGTGCCTTTTATCTGTTTGCCATAAACACCGTTTTTATAGCACTTTCATCTGCTCTGATTTGCCAGTTTCTTGAATTCCCAATAAGAACCCCCATAGAGGAGAAAAGAAAACGAAAAATTAACCATATTATCTCGCTGATTATCCTCATTACTATCATACCCAGTATTTACTTTGGGCACAAATTGGTAGAAAACGAGAAATTCACCGAAAAATCAAAAAAAATCATCGAAAGCATTGCAATTTTCGAAGGTAATTATCTCTTAAAAAGCAAAATCGATGCTCCCGAAAAAAAACTGACTTTGGGATTCGCTGGAAACCTCCTGGATAAAGGATATAAATCAAAAATCTATAAAAAAGCAAAAGATTTTGGTCTCGACAGTACCAACATTGTTTTCCAGAAAGCACTGACTTTTAGTACCAAAAAGGAATTATCAAAATCGGAAGACCTTCAAAGTGAAGTCAGTCGCTTAAAAACCTTCATCGAAGCCAAAAAGAAAACAAACGACAGCTTAACTCAAATTGGCAACCAGCTTTTAAAAGAGATTAAATCGATATACCCTGATTTAGAGGGCTGTGCATTTGCCAAAACCGAATACTTCACCACAAAAGACACGGTCACAAAACCAACTCACCTTGTTACTTTTACGAGTACGCGTCCCTTTAACGAGAAAGAAAAACAAAAAATCAAAGAATGGCTTTCCAGTCGCTTGAATTCAGACGATGTAAAAATCCTGATTGAAAAAAAAGATACTAAATAA
- a CDS encoding thiamine diphosphokinase, with protein MSSHHIVRDDQEPALIIANGAPCSEELLGQLLEWSPFVIVLDSAIERVLKLNIKVDVLLGDFDRGFNAQHYLKKQYPLEIVHTPDQDKTDLEKAFDYLIEKGHKAVNVIWATGRRADHTLNNITNIVRYRDYLKIVILDDHSKIFLLPKHFQKWYPKDSIISLMPIGEVTGIHSENLFYPLENDTLTIGFRSGSSNHAKEDGLVTINHDKGDLLLIESLD; from the coding sequence ATGTCTTCACATCATATAGTCCGCGACGATCAGGAACCTGCTTTAATCATTGCCAACGGCGCTCCGTGCAGCGAAGAATTATTGGGCCAGCTTTTGGAATGGTCACCGTTTGTCATTGTGTTGGACAGTGCCATAGAACGCGTCCTTAAATTAAACATCAAAGTAGATGTTCTTTTGGGTGATTTCGACAGAGGATTCAATGCACAACACTATCTGAAAAAGCAATATCCGTTGGAAATTGTACATACACCTGATCAAGACAAAACCGATCTGGAAAAAGCCTTCGATTATCTCATCGAAAAAGGCCATAAAGCAGTAAATGTGATTTGGGCTACCGGAAGAAGGGCTGATCACACCCTTAACAATATCACGAACATTGTGCGTTATCGGGACTACCTGAAAATAGTCATTCTTGATGATCACTCCAAAATTTTCCTGTTACCAAAACATTTCCAGAAATGGTACCCAAAAGACAGCATCATCTCGTTAATGCCTATTGGAGAAGTGACCGGAATCCATTCTGAAAACCTGTTCTATCCGCTGGAAAACGATACCCTGACCATCGGGTTCCGCTCGGGAAGCAGCAACCATGCCAAGGAAGACGGACTGGTAACCATCAACCATGATAAAGGCGACTTACTATTGATAGAATCATTGGATTAG
- the sucC gene encoding ADP-forming succinate--CoA ligase subunit beta, translated as MNLHEYQGKQILASYGVRVQRGYVANNAEEAVLKAKQLTDETGTGWHVIKAQIHAGGRGKGGGVKLAKNLDQVKEIADQIIGMDLITPQTPPTGKRVHKVLVAEDVYYPGESETKEFYMSVLLNRGTGRNMIMYSTEGGMDIEEVAEHTPHLIFHEEIDPAVGLQGFQARRIAFNLGLSGDAFKEMIKFVDALYKAYIGSDSSMFEINPVLKTSDNKIMAVDAKVTLDDNALYRHADLAEMRDITEERPIEVEAKEAGLNYVDLDGTVGCMVNGAGLAMATMDLIKYAGFEPANFLDVGGTADAKRVEVAFRIILKDPNVKAILINIFGGIVRCDRVAQGVVDAYKNMGDDIKVPIIVRLQGTNAEIAKELIDNSGMPILSAVQFQEAADQVKAALS; from the coding sequence ATGAACTTACACGAATATCAAGGGAAACAAATATTAGCAAGCTACGGAGTACGTGTACAACGTGGTTATGTTGCGAATAACGCTGAAGAAGCGGTATTAAAAGCTAAGCAACTTACAGACGAAACCGGTACAGGTTGGCATGTAATCAAAGCTCAGATTCACGCGGGTGGTCGTGGAAAAGGTGGTGGAGTTAAATTGGCTAAGAATTTAGATCAAGTTAAAGAAATCGCTGATCAAATTATCGGGATGGATTTAATTACTCCTCAAACTCCTCCAACCGGAAAGAGAGTTCACAAGGTATTAGTTGCAGAAGATGTTTACTATCCGGGTGAGAGTGAAACTAAAGAGTTTTACATGTCAGTTTTATTAAACCGTGGTACAGGCCGTAACATGATTATGTATTCTACTGAAGGTGGAATGGATATCGAAGAAGTAGCTGAGCATACACCACACTTAATCTTTCACGAAGAAATCGATCCTGCTGTAGGATTACAAGGTTTCCAGGCAAGAAGAATTGCTTTCAACTTAGGATTATCAGGTGACGCGTTTAAAGAAATGATCAAATTTGTTGACGCATTATACAAAGCATACATTGGTTCTGACTCTTCTATGTTTGAAATCAACCCAGTGTTGAAAACTTCAGACAACAAAATCATGGCAGTTGATGCTAAAGTAACTTTAGATGACAACGCGTTATATCGTCATGCTGACCTTGCTGAAATGAGAGATATCACAGAAGAGCGTCCAATTGAAGTAGAAGCTAAAGAAGCTGGATTAAACTATGTAGACCTTGACGGTACAGTTGGATGTATGGTTAACGGTGCAGGTTTGGCTATGGCAACTATGGACTTAATCAAATATGCAGGTTTCGAACCGGCTAACTTCCTTGACGTAGGAGGAACTGCTGACGCAAAACGTGTAGAAGTAGCTTTCCGTATTATCTTAAAAGATCCTAACGTAAAAGCTATCTTAATCAACATCTTCGGTGGTATCGTTCGTTGTGACCGTGTAGCGCAAGGTGTAGTTGATGCTTACAAAAACATGGGAGACGATATCAAGGTGCCAATCATCGTTCGTTTACAAGGAACTAACGCTGAAATCGCTAAAGAATTAATCGATAATTCAGGTATGCCGATTTTATCTGCAGTTCAGTTCCAGGAAGCTGCTGATCAGGTTAAAGCTGCTTTAAGCTAA
- a CDS encoding DUF1456 family protein, which translates to MTNNDIFKKLRVALQLRDDQIVTILELVDFRISKGEIGNFFRNEDHPKYMECGDQVLRNFLNALIIHLRGTKESPKNPLDVIKNHKNDAPKTEEGRRTDDKPKFSNEKPKSTGDKPKSKTDFKKSASKGKPAPKKEPIVERVKFNLGKKKDNK; encoded by the coding sequence ATGACAAACAACGATATATTTAAAAAATTAAGGGTAGCACTGCAATTGCGAGACGATCAAATTGTTACTATTTTGGAATTGGTGGATTTCCGAATTTCGAAAGGGGAAATAGGTAATTTTTTCCGTAATGAAGACCATCCGAAATACATGGAATGTGGCGACCAGGTTTTACGCAATTTCCTGAACGCTTTAATTATTCATTTACGCGGAACAAAGGAAAGCCCTAAAAATCCCTTAGACGTCATAAAAAACCACAAAAACGACGCTCCAAAAACAGAAGAAGGACGAAGAACGGACGACAAACCTAAATTCTCCAATGAAAAGCCTAAAAGTACAGGCGATAAACCTAAGTCGAAAACCGATTTTAAAAAGTCTGCCTCCAAAGGCAAACCCGCTCCGAAAAAAGAACCAATCGTTGAGAGAGTGAAATTCAACCTCGGAAAGAAAAAGGACAATAAATAA
- a CDS encoding TerB family tellurite resistance protein, whose protein sequence is MDTYEEKISLISEMIAFAVVDGELHDREYDFLWIVAQELGIKKEIFLELFGKRDSVKVIKDEHHRIMQFYRLALLMHSDGILHEREIQAINEIGINMGLNPMGIKKTLRAMAQSPNQMIEPEKLLFSFELQHN, encoded by the coding sequence ATGGATACTTACGAAGAAAAAATAAGCCTTATTTCCGAAATGATTGCTTTTGCAGTGGTTGATGGTGAATTGCATGACCGAGAATATGATTTTCTGTGGATTGTAGCTCAGGAACTCGGGATTAAGAAAGAGATTTTTCTTGAATTATTTGGAAAGCGTGACTCCGTAAAAGTGATTAAAGACGAACATCATCGTATTATGCAGTTTTATCGTTTGGCTTTATTGATGCATTCCGATGGTATCCTGCATGAAAGGGAAATACAGGCTATAAATGAAATTGGTATTAATATGGGATTGAATCCTATGGGAATCAAAAAGACCTTAAGAGCAATGGCCCAATCACCAAACCAAATGATTGAGCCGGAAAAATTGCTCTTTTCTTTTGAATTACAGCACAATTAA
- the uvrB gene encoding excinuclease ABC subunit UvrB, which yields MKFQVVSEFAPMGDQPQAIDKLAKGLINGEKYQTLLGVTGSGKTFSVANVIQEVQRPTLVLAHNKTLAAQLYSEFKQFFPNNSVQYFVSYYDYYQPEAFIPVTGTYIEKDLSINDELEKLRLSTTSALLSGRRDVLVVASVSCLYGIGNPVEFQKNVVSLEKNQMISRTKLLHRLVQSLYSRTEAEFTPGTFRIKGDTVDIFPSYGDEPFRIHFFGDEIEEIEAFDSKTSQVLEKYEKLTIYPANMFVTSPDVLQNAIWEIQQDLVKQVDYFKEIGKHLEAKRLEERTNFDLEMIRELGYCSGIENYSRYLDGRQPGTRPFCLIDYFPDDYLMVIDESHVTISQVHAMYGGDRSRKENLVEYGFRLPAAMDNRPLKFEEFEALQNQVIYVSATPADYELQKSEGIYVEQVIRPTGLLDPIIEIRPSLNQIDDLIEEIQLRCEADERVLVTTLTKRMAEELTKYLAKVSIRCRYIHSDVDTLERVEIMQDLRKGLFDVLIGVNLLREGLDLPEVSLVAILDADKEGFLRSHRSLTQTVGRAARNVNGKAIMYADKITASMQKTIDETNYRRSKQMSYNKKNNLVPQALKKSLGNVLAGNSVSTQYFEDKALKAAEPESLYLSKPEIEKKIRELRKSMEKAAKELDFMQAAKLRDEIKLLQDKL from the coding sequence ATGAAATTCCAAGTTGTTTCCGAATTTGCTCCGATGGGAGACCAGCCGCAAGCCATTGATAAATTAGCTAAAGGGCTTATTAATGGCGAAAAATACCAAACGCTGCTTGGAGTTACCGGTTCCGGAAAAACATTTTCAGTTGCCAATGTAATTCAGGAAGTACAGCGTCCGACATTAGTTCTAGCACACAACAAAACACTGGCAGCGCAGTTGTATTCGGAATTCAAACAGTTCTTTCCGAACAACTCCGTACAATATTTCGTTTCCTATTACGACTACTATCAGCCCGAAGCCTTTATTCCGGTAACGGGAACCTATATCGAGAAAGATTTATCCATCAACGACGAACTGGAAAAACTGCGTTTAAGCACCACCTCTGCCCTGCTTTCAGGACGACGTGATGTGTTAGTAGTGGCTTCTGTTTCGTGTTTATATGGTATCGGAAATCCTGTGGAATTTCAGAAAAACGTGGTTTCGTTAGAGAAAAATCAAATGATTTCGCGTACAAAATTACTACATCGCCTGGTGCAGAGTTTGTATTCCAGAACCGAAGCCGAATTTACCCCGGGAACCTTCCGTATCAAAGGCGATACCGTGGATATTTTCCCAAGTTATGGCGATGAGCCGTTCCGAATTCACTTTTTCGGCGACGAAATTGAAGAAATTGAAGCCTTCGATTCTAAAACATCACAGGTTCTTGAGAAATACGAGAAGCTCACGATTTATCCGGCCAATATGTTCGTAACCTCTCCTGATGTATTGCAGAATGCGATTTGGGAAATTCAACAGGATCTGGTAAAACAGGTAGACTATTTCAAGGAAATCGGCAAACATCTCGAAGCAAAACGCTTGGAAGAACGTACCAATTTCGATCTGGAAATGATACGCGAATTAGGCTATTGCTCCGGAATTGAAAATTATTCCCGCTATTTGGACGGAAGACAACCAGGAACCAGACCTTTCTGTCTGATCGACTATTTCCCGGACGACTATCTGATGGTTATTGATGAAAGTCACGTTACCATTTCCCAGGTTCATGCCATGTACGGTGGTGACCGAAGCCGAAAAGAAAATCTGGTGGAATACGGTTTCCGATTACCCGCAGCGATGGACAACCGTCCGCTCAAGTTTGAAGAATTCGAAGCACTTCAAAATCAAGTAATTTATGTATCGGCCACTCCGGCAGATTATGAATTGCAGAAATCGGAAGGGATTTATGTGGAACAGGTTATCCGCCCAACAGGACTTCTTGACCCGATTATAGAAATCCGCCCGAGTTTAAACCAGATTGACGATTTAATCGAAGAAATACAGTTACGATGCGAAGCCGATGAGCGTGTTTTGGTAACCACTTTAACCAAACGCATGGCCGAAGAGCTGACCAAATATTTAGCGAAAGTTTCTATTCGTTGCCGTTACATTCATAGTGATGTTGATACCTTGGAACGTGTGGAAATCATGCAGGATTTGCGTAAAGGCTTGTTTGATGTACTGATTGGGGTGAACTTACTCCGTGAAGGCTTGGATTTACCTGAAGTATCGCTGGTAGCCATTTTGGATGCCGATAAAGAAGGTTTCCTGCGCAGTCATCGTTCGCTGACACAAACCGTAGGTCGTGCGGCACGTAACGTTAATGGAAAAGCCATCATGTATGCTGATAAGATTACGGCATCGATGCAAAAAACCATTGACGAAACCAATTACCGCAGAAGCAAGCAGATGAGCTACAACAAGAAGAACAACCTAGTTCCGCAAGCCCTGAAGAAAAGTCTGGGCAATGTTTTGGCCGGCAATTCAGTTTCCACACAATACTTCGAGGACAAGGCCCTTAAAGCTGCAGAACCAGAAAGCCTGTATCTATCAAAACCGGAAATCGAAAAGAAAATCCGTGAACTCCGAAAAAGCATGGAAAAAGCAGCCAAGGAACTCGACTTCATGCAGGCAGCCAAACTAAGGGATGAAATAAAACTATTACAGGATAAATTGTAA